One stretch of Streptomyces sp. A2-16 DNA includes these proteins:
- a CDS encoding universal stress protein, with the protein MSTRDHKNLWDYGVHAPGPPLSGHVLVGVDGSDQAWRALDRAAEEAQARLAPLEILHAWPWAGHGVAEVRPGAHDRRAPIDTARDVLEAAAARARERAPELDVVATLSPEPAAAELVRRGDRAALTVLGSRGAGRAAEVLAGSVSLRVAARCGSPLLVVRGEWVPGEPEHGTVLVGVADDVDAGAALFAFEEARRRGAGVWALHVSAVPELSGGPGTPPAGPLEADLKTLLDSEAAVPRMTVAAAREKHPGVGVRIDTVWTGAAGALVEATRAADLVVITARHRHGRGLGPHTGSFTHALLHRAHCPVALVPVG; encoded by the coding sequence ATGAGCACGAGAGACCACAAGAACCTCTGGGACTACGGTGTCCACGCACCAGGACCGCCCCTGAGCGGGCACGTCCTGGTCGGTGTGGACGGATCGGACCAGGCGTGGCGCGCGCTCGACCGAGCGGCGGAGGAGGCACAGGCCCGTCTCGCGCCGCTCGAGATCCTGCACGCCTGGCCGTGGGCCGGTCACGGAGTCGCAGAGGTCCGGCCCGGTGCGCACGATCGGCGCGCGCCCATCGACACGGCGCGGGACGTCCTGGAGGCCGCCGCCGCCCGTGCGCGCGAGCGCGCCCCCGAACTGGACGTCGTTGCGACACTGAGCCCGGAACCGGCGGCTGCTGAGCTGGTGCGGCGTGGGGATCGGGCCGCGCTGACCGTGCTGGGCAGCCGTGGTGCGGGCCGTGCCGCCGAAGTGCTGGCGGGGTCGGTGAGCCTGCGGGTGGCCGCCCGCTGCGGCAGCCCGCTGCTGGTGGTGCGCGGCGAGTGGGTGCCGGGCGAGCCGGAGCACGGCACGGTGCTGGTGGGGGTGGCCGACGACGTCGATGCCGGTGCCGCGCTGTTCGCCTTCGAGGAGGCACGTCGGCGAGGCGCCGGGGTGTGGGCTCTGCACGTGTCGGCCGTACCGGAGCTGTCGGGCGGTCCGGGAACGCCTCCCGCCGGGCCGCTGGAAGCGGATCTGAAGACCCTGCTGGACAGCGAGGCCGCCGTGCCCCGGATGACGGTGGCCGCGGCGCGTGAGAAGCACCCGGGGGTGGGGGTGCGGATCGACACGGTCTGGACCGGTGCCGCCGGGGCGCTCGTGGAGGCCACGCGCGCGGCCGACCTGGTCGTGATCACGGCGCGCCACCGGCACGGGCGGGGCCTCGGCCCCCACACCGGCTCGTTCACCCATGCCCTGCTGCACCGGGCGCACTGCCCGGTCGCACTCGTACCCGTCGGCTGA
- a CDS encoding cysteine hydrolase family protein, whose translation MSQTSPSVTLRDLLGLSGRPAALTDSALVMIDCQNTYRQGVMRLEGVEEALAEAAHLLRRARDLGVPVFHVMHDAGKGTPYDITAPIGHIMDEVVPRSGEPVVIKTHPSSFFRTDLRDRLRTTGLTDLVLAGFMTHMCVDSTARDAFDLGYRPTVVAAATATRELVAPDGTVVAAGALQTAALTGIADLFALVVEKADEIPG comes from the coding sequence ATGTCGCAGACATCTCCATCCGTGACGCTGCGCGACCTGCTCGGCCTGAGTGGACGTCCGGCAGCACTCACGGACTCCGCACTGGTCATGATCGACTGTCAGAACACCTACCGGCAGGGCGTCATGCGCCTCGAAGGCGTCGAGGAGGCGCTCGCGGAGGCGGCGCACCTGCTGCGCCGCGCGCGGGACCTGGGTGTCCCGGTGTTCCACGTCATGCACGACGCGGGCAAGGGAACCCCGTACGACATCACCGCGCCCATCGGCCACATCATGGACGAGGTGGTGCCCCGGTCCGGCGAACCCGTCGTCATCAAGACCCACCCCAGCTCGTTCTTCCGGACCGACCTGCGGGACCGCCTGCGCACCACAGGTCTGACCGACCTCGTACTCGCCGGGTTCATGACCCACATGTGCGTCGACTCGACCGCCCGTGACGCCTTCGATCTGGGCTACCGGCCCACGGTGGTGGCCGCGGCGACCGCCACCCGTGAGCTCGTCGCGCCGGACGGCACGGTGGTGGCGGCCGGCGCACTGCAGACAGCGGCCCTGACGGGCATCGCCGACCTGTTCGCGCTCGTGGTCGAGAAGGCGGACGAGATCCCCGGCTGA
- a CDS encoding DUF1876 domain-containing protein codes for MSHTAEWTVRLYLFEDEGTTKARVVLDTGTTSLTGHGAAHCNPGDIDVPEIGDELAAGRALHDLARQLVNTAEDDVEGMGTSARKREVPSAIGRPL; via the coding sequence ATGTCGCACACAGCGGAATGGACGGTCCGCCTTTACCTCTTCGAGGACGAGGGGACGACGAAGGCGCGGGTGGTGCTGGACACCGGAACCACCTCGCTGACCGGTCATGGAGCAGCACACTGCAACCCCGGGGACATCGACGTGCCGGAGATCGGTGACGAGCTGGCCGCGGGCAGGGCCCTGCACGACCTCGCCCGGCAGCTGGTGAACACCGCCGAGGACGACGTCGAGGGCATGGGCACCTCGGCGAGGAAGCGGGAGGTGCCCTCGGCGATCGGCCGGCCGTTGTGA